The Elaeis guineensis isolate ETL-2024a chromosome 14, EG11, whole genome shotgun sequence genome has a segment encoding these proteins:
- the LOC140853643 gene encoding exopolygalacturonase-like, which translates to MKPSDLPLKDTTAISGNGGRWAILSVLPLGELECRNWKRKPPPANVYYYPKPVQNNPPMKGLAPDAGQVAREYGGFLFAFSDAWKAACEFNGSASLAIPQGTFFVGPGTLKAPSSLNSFTRVGWLEFSHLDKLVVDGGGILDGQGAEAWNLTTCPGRKNCKNLPLSMRFCKISNAKIANLTLLDSKGFHMSIQRSSNVTIRNLNISAPENSHNTDGIHISGSNNIDLATLTIGTGDDCISIGQGNTNISISNVACGPGHGISIGSLGKYKNEKNVAGVNARNCTVSGTSNGIRIKTWPGAPPSEASDIIFEDIVIENVSNAIIIDQEYCPGHHCSNEPSGVKIRNVTYRRIRGTSNKAIAVNFISSQLVPCENVTLHDINLEFVSSSGSSGITSSHIQKNSSLVQNATSSCLNVKGMALGIQKPATCL; encoded by the exons ATGAAACCCTCCGATCTCCCTCTCAAAGATACTACTGCCATTAGTGGCAATGGTGGCAGATGGGCAATATTGTCGGTGCTGCCATTAGGAGAGTTGGAg TGCCGCAACTGGAAGAGGAAGCCCCCACCAGCTAATGTTTACTACTACCCCAAGCCAGTCCAAAACAACCCTCCAATGAAAGGGCTTGCCCCTGACGCCGGCCAAGTCGCCCGAGAATATGGTGGGTTTTTGTTT GCCTTCTCAGATGCTTGGAAAGCAGCATGTGAGTTCAATGGGTCTGCAAGCTTAGCGATCCCTCAAGGAACATTTTTTGTTGGTCCA GGGACATTGAAGGCTCCCTCGAGCCTCAACAGCTTCACTAGAGTTGGTTGGTTAGAGTTCTCACATCTGGACAAGCTAGTGGTCGATGGAGGAGGCATTCTGGATGGCCAGGGTGCTGAAGCCTGGAACCTTACCACATGCCCAGGGCGAAAGAACTGTAAAAACCTACCTCTG TCAATGCGATTCTGCAAGATTAGTAATGCAAAAATTGCCAACCTCACACTTCTCGATAGTAAAGGCTTCCACATGAGCATCCAAAGGAGCTCCAATGTCACTATTCGAAACCTCAACATCTCAGCCCCTGAAAACAGCCACAATACTGATGGCATCCACATTAGCGGCAGCAACAATATCGATCTTGCTACCCTGACCATTGGCACTGGTGATGACTGCATCTCCATTGGCCAAGGGAACACCAACATCTCCATCTCGAATGTTGCTTGTGGCCCTGGTCATGGAATTAG TATTGGAAGCCTAGGAAAGTATAAGAATGAGAAGAACGTAGCTGGGGTAAATGCGAGGAACTGCACAGTCTCAGGCACGTCGAATGGAATTAGGATCAAGACATGGCCCGGGGCACCTCCAAGTGAAGCCTCAGACATAATATTTGAGGACATCGTCATAGAGAATGTCTCTAACGCCATCATCATAGACCAAGAGTATTGCCCGGGGCATCACTGCAGTAATGAG CCTTCAGGCGTAAAGATTCGCAATGTCACATATCGACGAATCAGAGGGACTTCAAATAAAGCAATTGCAGTGAATTTTATTTCCAGCCAATTGGTGCCTTGTGAGAATGTGACACTCCATGATATTAATCTGGAATTTGTGTCCAGTTCTGGTAGTTCTGGCATCACCTCCTCACACATTCAAAAAAACTCCTCACTTGTTCAAAATGCTACCTCCTCTTGTTTAAATGTCAAAGGGATGGCTTTAGGGATCCAAAAGCCTGCCACATGCCTTTAA